A genomic region of Rhipicephalus sanguineus isolate Rsan-2018 chromosome 1, BIME_Rsan_1.4, whole genome shotgun sequence contains the following coding sequences:
- the LOC125757675 gene encoding uncharacterized protein LOC125757675, with protein sequence MGERLRSAEEGLSKVVKVNREDAGDGGSIMATTPRGGEAKGTSGMTKAGTVATGPSYREVVLREGGDKAAVTRASHLVSSQVHVSEGMSEQVIIAGNSNLVRCAEAINERVKGDKRVSIGTFPGHTLGSVMRQASEKLAAKANRRNLVVIARGLNDVLNKESSGLATTLAKGVEDMRAVSPQVQIVVCTVPEVPVRNGNLQRAVVDANKEIWRISGEKGFEVVDINREVHRWAGFQRDRIHFGKRLGHEVGWRLAGRAVAFLGGTRALRSPG encoded by the coding sequence atgggagaaaggctcaggtcagccgaggagggcctatctAAGGTCGTCAAAGTGAACAGAGAAGACGCTGGTGACGGCGGAAGCATTATGGCGACGACCCCCCGtgggggagaggcgaagggaacatcaggcatgacaaaGGCAGGTACAGTGGCCACAGGGCCCAGCTACcgggaagtagttttgagggagggaggggacaaagcagccgTGACCCGCGCTAGTCACCTAGTCAGCAGCCAGGTGCATGtttcagaaggaatgtctgaacAGGTCATTATCGCCGGGAactcaaatttagtccgatgcgcagaggcaatcaatgAGAGGGTGAAAGGCGACAAGAGAGTTTCGATAGGgacgttcccaggacatacgctggggtcagtcatgaggcaagcgagtgaaaaactcgcagctaaagctaacagacgtaacctcgtggtaattgcacGAGGGCTCAATGACGTCTTGAAtaaagaatcgtcaggactagcgacaaccttggcgaaaggggtcgaggacatgcgcgccgtgtccccccaggtgcaaattgtagtatgcacagtaccggaagtaccagtgcgcaacggcaacttgcaaagggcggttgtcgacgcaaacaaagagatatggcgaattagcggagagaagggtttcgaggtagtggatataaacagggaggtgcacaggtgggctggtttccaaagagacagaattcacttcggtaagaggcttggtcatgaggtgggctggcgactggcaggacgcgcagtagcttttttggggggcacgcgggcccttcggagtccggggtag